The proteins below come from a single Halobacillus salinarum genomic window:
- a CDS encoding YkgJ family cysteine cluster protein, with product MNQFLKHETILKRCKKINQSYEIDPHFFDGIVDDLLDSELGTEDVILEGFQKLLGEVDHEIGRMEHFSDLQPNCFKGCAFCCYFPIVISRMEAKMMFTSIERMPSERKEAIYRHWEAYYEKHKHKLAEGMSMDVQSPETKLAYKQLNLPCPMLDPENQLCMAYEIRPVPCRTYLNYSDPLVCAENHLPMEPFSYEFLYDFYFSAMNELLQALYENGEELSVNYPEDAWKYDYLPAWVAQWREGTLDEL from the coding sequence ATGAATCAATTTTTAAAGCATGAAACGATCTTGAAGCGGTGTAAAAAAATAAATCAATCGTATGAGATAGACCCGCATTTTTTTGACGGCATCGTAGATGATCTGCTGGATAGTGAATTAGGTACAGAGGATGTGATTTTGGAAGGATTCCAAAAGCTTCTCGGTGAAGTCGATCACGAAATTGGCCGAATGGAACATTTTTCGGATTTGCAGCCTAATTGCTTCAAAGGCTGTGCGTTTTGCTGCTACTTTCCAATAGTGATCAGCAGAATGGAAGCAAAGATGATGTTTACATCCATCGAAAGGATGCCTAGTGAACGAAAAGAGGCGATTTATCGTCATTGGGAAGCTTATTACGAGAAGCATAAACATAAATTAGCAGAAGGAATGAGCATGGATGTTCAATCTCCTGAAACTAAGCTCGCTTATAAGCAATTGAATCTGCCGTGTCCCATGCTTGATCCGGAAAATCAACTGTGCATGGCCTATGAAATCAGACCAGTCCCATGCCGTACGTATTTAAATTACAGTGATCCTTTGGTCTGTGCTGAAAATCATCTGCCAATGGAACCGTTCAGCTATGAATTTCTCTATGACTTTTACTTTAGTGCTATGAATGAACTTCTGCAAGCTCTTTATGAAAATGGGGAAGAATTGAGTGTGAACTATCCCGAGGACGCCTGGAAATACGACTATCTTCCTGCCTGGGTGGCACAGTGGAGAGAGGGGACTTTAGATGAGCTTTAA
- the mreBH gene encoding rod-share determining protein MreBH: MLSNAEIGIDLGTANILIYSKSKGILLNEPSVVAYNTETKNVVAVGKEAKEMVGKTPQHIIPVRPLRDGVIADYDMTAQMLKELLKKVSKKSGISMRKPTVVICTPSGSTSVERRAIHNAVKSYGAKNVHLIEEPIAAAIGADLPVDEPIANVIVDIGGGTSEVAIISFGGVVSCKSMRTGGDVLDEEITQYVRKTYNVLIGERTAEQIKMEIGYALIDHPEQTMEVRGRDMVTGLPKTITLSSTEIQSAIKESLEQILETIRSTLEECPPELSGDIVDRGIILTGGGALLNGMQDWLASEIFVPVHMAPSPLESVAIGTGKSLKMIQKLQKATK, translated from the coding sequence ATGTTGTCAAATGCTGAAATTGGTATTGATCTTGGTACTGCTAATATACTCATCTATTCTAAATCAAAAGGAATTCTATTAAATGAGCCTTCCGTAGTAGCCTATAATACGGAAACAAAGAACGTGGTTGCTGTTGGAAAAGAAGCGAAAGAAATGGTCGGAAAAACCCCGCAGCACATCATTCCTGTCCGTCCTCTTCGTGATGGAGTGATCGCTGATTATGATATGACCGCTCAAATGCTGAAGGAGCTGCTCAAAAAGGTTTCAAAAAAATCGGGTATTTCCATGAGAAAGCCTACAGTAGTCATCTGTACCCCTTCTGGTTCTACTTCCGTAGAGCGCCGGGCGATCCATAATGCAGTAAAAAGCTATGGCGCAAAAAACGTCCACTTAATAGAAGAACCGATAGCAGCTGCTATCGGAGCAGACCTTCCTGTCGACGAACCAATCGCTAACGTCATTGTCGATATTGGAGGCGGAACGAGTGAAGTAGCTATTATATCCTTCGGCGGCGTAGTTTCCTGTAAGTCTATGCGTACCGGTGGTGATGTTCTGGATGAAGAAATTACTCAGTATGTCAGAAAGACGTATAATGTACTCATCGGTGAACGGACAGCAGAGCAGATTAAAATGGAAATCGGTTATGCTTTGATCGACCACCCTGAGCAGACCATGGAGGTACGCGGCAGAGATATGGTTACGGGACTGCCAAAAACGATTACACTATCCTCCACGGAAATCCAATCTGCCATCAAAGAATCTCTGGAGCAGATACTTGAAACGATCCGTTCTACCCTGGAGGAATGCCCACCTGAGTTGAGCGGTGATATCGTAGACCGAGGTATTATCCTGACTGGTGGTGGTGCACTGCTGAATGGCATGCAGGATTGGCTGGCGAGCGAAATCTTTGTCCCAGTACATATGGCACCAAGTCCTTTAGAATCTGTCGCCATCGGAACTGGAAAATCACTGAAAATGATCCAAAAACTCCAAAAAGCTACAAAATAA
- a CDS encoding MOSC domain-containing protein, with translation MSFKLRSLNLGKPEVYQTDQGKLESAYRKKPVQHPVYLTKLNFEGDEQADKKHHGGLDKAVCLYPAQHYHYWENEYGRSFSYPAFGENITVDGIEEKSVHIGDVFQLGMAKLQVSEPRKPCYIIARTHGIKDFPARVTKCGYTGFYLRVMEEGHVQVGDEMELIREDPSKVTIKQVNDVRYNDRNSRRKIERIVAVEALADGLRQSLENHLAKL, from the coding sequence ATGAGCTTTAAGCTGCGATCGCTAAACTTAGGAAAGCCGGAGGTTTATCAAACCGACCAAGGCAAATTAGAAAGCGCGTACCGTAAGAAGCCGGTTCAGCACCCTGTTTATTTAACAAAGCTTAACTTTGAAGGGGATGAACAGGCGGATAAAAAGCACCATGGCGGGTTAGATAAGGCCGTCTGTCTCTATCCCGCTCAGCATTACCACTATTGGGAAAATGAGTATGGGCGTTCCTTTTCATATCCTGCATTCGGAGAAAATATTACCGTGGACGGTATTGAAGAAAAATCGGTTCATATTGGGGATGTTTTTCAATTAGGCATGGCGAAATTACAAGTATCAGAGCCGAGAAAACCTTGCTATATCATAGCAAGGACCCATGGTATTAAGGATTTTCCAGCGAGAGTTACTAAATGCGGCTATACAGGGTTTTATCTGAGAGTCATGGAAGAAGGTCACGTCCAGGTGGGCGATGAAATGGAATTAATCCGTGAGGATCCATCAAAAGTTACTATTAAACAAGTCAATGATGTCAGATATAATGATCGTAACAGCCGCCGGAAAATCGAGCGGATCGTAGCAGTAGAAGCTTTAGCGGACGGACTGCGTCAGTCTTTGGAGAATCATTTAGCAAAGCTTTAA
- a CDS encoding M15 family metallopeptidase, whose protein sequence is MLSALTGSTLLVIGAALLLLFLLPRLDQAFQTRTSHTKEVPMPTSLHPVVDDKKEELIQKTADKGITIVITDGFRSEEEQDRLYEQGRSKEGDVVTNVKGGGSYHNYGLAIDFALKKKNGEVIWDMKRDGNKNGKSDWMEVVDTAKSLGFDWGGDWASFKDYPHLQMDFDLSIRELKRGERPQVKALAEEK, encoded by the coding sequence ATGTTATCCGCTTTAACGGGGTCGACTTTGTTAGTAATCGGAGCTGCCCTTCTTTTATTATTCCTGCTTCCCCGTCTTGATCAAGCCTTTCAAACAAGGACAAGCCATACGAAAGAGGTTCCTATGCCAACCTCTCTTCACCCGGTTGTAGACGATAAAAAAGAAGAACTCATTCAGAAAACAGCAGATAAAGGAATTACAATTGTGATTACAGATGGATTCCGCTCAGAAGAGGAGCAGGATCGCCTGTATGAACAAGGACGCTCAAAAGAGGGGGATGTGGTCACAAATGTGAAAGGTGGAGGCTCTTATCACAATTACGGTCTTGCCATAGATTTTGCATTAAAAAAGAAAAATGGAGAAGTCATATGGGACATGAAGAGAGATGGAAATAAGAATGGGAAGTCCGATTGGATGGAAGTGGTGGACACGGCAAAATCCCTCGGCTTTGATTGGGGAGGCGACTGGGCTTCATTTAAAGACTATCCTCATTTACAAATGGATTTTGATTTATCCATAAGAGAGCTGAAACGGGGAGAGCGCCCGCAGGTAAAAGCCTTAGCCGAAGAAAAATAG
- a CDS encoding ketopantoate reductase family protein, with the protein MKIVVLGAGALGAYFGTRWSEAGHEVVNLVREGRAEQLRQHGMKLHSEMGDYEMPGTPVIAESPDEIEEADLVFLAVKGYHLFGTLEWLKALVDKGAKVFPVLNGMEHINILQEELGEEAVLGGLSYIIATLDDKGHVVHTSTFHDLVFGPLHPSQQQICEELAFICKQANMNAKLSTDILEEMWKKYMFITAFSGITAAVNQPIGKIRTYPQTFLIAKRMLEEMKELANGHQISLTDEHVETAFKRLQNLNEEATSSMHQDRRKGLPLEVEHLHGGALRLGKEVHLQMPYTQTIHAMIKPYEEYRE; encoded by the coding sequence ATGAAAATAGTCGTATTAGGAGCCGGAGCGCTGGGAGCTTATTTTGGGACGCGATGGAGCGAGGCCGGCCATGAAGTTGTGAATCTCGTCCGTGAAGGGAGAGCTGAGCAATTACGTCAACATGGGATGAAGCTTCATAGTGAAATGGGAGACTATGAGATGCCTGGTACCCCTGTAATTGCAGAGAGTCCAGATGAAATAGAAGAAGCGGATCTCGTCTTTTTAGCGGTAAAAGGATATCACTTATTCGGAACACTGGAATGGCTCAAGGCGCTCGTTGACAAAGGTGCAAAAGTTTTTCCTGTCCTGAACGGTATGGAGCATATTAATATTCTTCAAGAGGAACTCGGGGAGGAAGCAGTTCTCGGCGGCCTTTCTTACATTATCGCTACTTTGGATGATAAGGGTCATGTCGTTCATACAAGTACTTTTCACGACCTGGTTTTCGGCCCGCTCCATCCTTCTCAGCAGCAAATATGCGAAGAACTTGCCTTCATTTGCAAGCAGGCAAATATGAATGCCAAGCTCAGCACCGATATTTTGGAAGAAATGTGGAAGAAATACATGTTTATTACAGCTTTCTCAGGGATCACAGCTGCTGTAAACCAGCCGATAGGTAAAATACGGACCTACCCGCAAACGTTCCTCATCGCTAAGCGCATGCTCGAAGAAATGAAAGAGCTCGCAAACGGCCATCAAATATCACTAACAGATGAACACGTAGAAACAGCATTCAAACGTCTTCAGAATTTAAATGAGGAGGCTACCTCCTCCATGCATCAGGACCGCAGAAAAGGCCTTCCATTAGAAGTGGAGCACCTGCATGGAGGGGCACTCAGATTAGGAAAAGAAGTTCATTTACAAATGCCTTATACCCAAACGATCCATGCCATGATTAAACCTTATGAAGAATATCGCGAATAA
- a CDS encoding DUF1428 family protein, whose amino-acid sequence MYTVICIFRVKKKDLSLFIKIAEKSGDILQSHGALDHHIFFAEELTGRQGSMGLLNFIEVEEGEELLLGQSFFKNEQHYHEVLKDTGSDDMIHYLDAYIKDIVEMNRVVTSIFSSEQKSPVSEDTEIS is encoded by the coding sequence ATGTACACCGTGATCTGCATATTCAGGGTAAAGAAAAAGGACCTTTCTCTTTTCATTAAAATAGCGGAAAAATCAGGAGATATTTTACAATCACATGGTGCGCTTGATCACCATATTTTTTTCGCCGAAGAGCTCACTGGCAGACAAGGGTCGATGGGGCTGTTAAACTTTATTGAAGTGGAAGAAGGAGAAGAGCTGTTACTCGGCCAATCCTTCTTTAAAAATGAACAACACTACCACGAAGTTCTAAAAGATACAGGCTCCGATGATATGATCCACTATTTGGATGCCTATATTAAAGACATTGTTGAAATGAACCGGGTAGTCACTTCAATTTTTTCTTCAGAGCAGAAATCACCTGTAAGTGAAGATACAGAGATCAGCTGA
- a CDS encoding VOC family protein yields MAKLTPYLFSSQAREQADFYINALGGEILSIQTYDEMPDAAPDLKGKVMHLVFEAGGVQFYIADAAKGETNHSSIELVLEYPTVNQARSAFDQLKENGRTLMPFEKMFWGSYFGRLEDPYGIRWQIASESQ; encoded by the coding sequence TTGGCAAAGCTGACTCCTTATCTTTTCTCCTCACAAGCAAGAGAACAAGCAGACTTTTATATCAACGCTTTAGGAGGGGAAATTTTAAGTATCCAAACGTATGACGAAATGCCTGATGCGGCACCTGATCTTAAAGGTAAGGTGATGCATTTAGTTTTTGAGGCTGGAGGAGTGCAATTCTATATTGCGGATGCAGCAAAAGGGGAAACGAATCACTCTTCCATAGAGCTGGTGCTTGAGTACCCCACTGTAAACCAAGCACGTTCAGCATTTGATCAGTTAAAAGAAAACGGCCGGACCCTCATGCCGTTTGAGAAAATGTTCTGGGGAAGTTATTTCGGCCGTCTCGAAGATCCTTATGGAATTCGCTGGCAGATTGCTTCTGAATCCCAGTAG
- a CDS encoding DnaJ family domain-containing protein produces the protein MDFGNIIEEKIKQSIARGEFENLPGKGKPLPKDELAYVPDELRNSYRILKNAHMLPEEMQIKKEIVEIEALIKVCENPEQEEQYEEQLSEKRLRFNILMEKRKNSRAFSQYRGKINNKFGI, from the coding sequence ATGGATTTTGGGAATATTATCGAGGAAAAAATTAAGCAATCCATCGCACGCGGAGAATTTGAGAATCTTCCGGGCAAAGGGAAGCCGCTTCCTAAAGATGAGCTTGCCTATGTACCTGATGAACTGCGCAACAGCTATCGAATTCTAAAAAACGCTCACATGCTTCCGGAAGAAATGCAAATCAAGAAAGAAATTGTAGAGATTGAAGCATTAATAAAGGTGTGCGAAAATCCCGAGCAGGAAGAACAGTATGAAGAGCAGCTTTCTGAGAAGCGGCTGCGATTTAATATCTTAATGGAGAAACGGAAAAATTCGCGGGCATTCAGTCAATACCGCGGAAAAATCAATAACAAATTTGGAATTTAG